A stretch of DNA from Fusobacterium perfoetens:
AGAACACGGGGGAATTTTAGACAGATTTGATAGTATGATATTTGTCGTTCCTACAGTTTATTATATTTTAAAAATATTTGTTTATTAATAGTTTTTTGAAGGGAAGTAGTTTTAAATATGAAAAATATAACTATATTAGGGTCAACAGGGAGCATAGGAACAAATGCTCTTGAAGTCATAAGACAAAAAAGAGATGAATTTAATGTAGTTGCACTGAGTGGTCATACAAATTATAAGCTTATAATTGAGCAGATAGAAGAATTTAATCCGAAATATGTATCAATAGGAACAGAAGAAGGATTTAAAGCAATAAAAGAAAAATTTCCTGAAATAAAGTTATTTTTGGGAAGAGAAGGTCTTAAACAATTAGGCCAGCTGGAAGAAACAGATATAATTCTTACAGCAGTAAGTGGAGTTATAGGAATAGAAGCTACAGTTGAAGCTATAAAAAAAGGAAAGCGTATAGCTCTTGCTAATAAAGAGACGATGGTTGCAGGAGGAGTTTATATAAGAAAACTTCTTAAAGAATATCCAAAAGCAGAAATTATTCCTGTGGACAGTGAGCATTCAGCACTTTTCCAATCTCTTTCTGCTGGAAAGAGAAAAGATGTAAAAAATCTTATTATAACAGCCAGTGGTGGTTCTTTTAGAGGTAAAAAGAGAGAAGAACTTAAAGATATAACAGTGGCTGATGCATTAAAACATCCTAAATGGTCAATGGGTAAAAAAATAACAATAGATTCATCAACTCTTGTAAACAAAGGTCTTGAAGTTATAGAAGCCCATGAACTTTTTGGAATAGATTATGACAGAATAAAAGTAGCAGTTCATCCTCAGAGTATTGTTCATTCTCTTGTAGAATATAATGATAATGCAATGATAGCACAACTTGGAGCTACAGACATGAAACTTCCTATACAGCTTGCATTTACTTACCCAGAAAGAGAAGAAAGTAAAGCTCTTGATGTTCTTGATTTAATGAGAGTAGGAGCACTTACTTTTGAAGAACCTGATATGGAAACTTTTAAAGGACTTCCTCTTGCTTATAAAGCAGGAAAAATTGGAGGGACAATGACAGCTGTTTTTAATGCTGCCAATGAAGTTGCAGTAGAGCTTTTTATGAAGGAAAAGATAAAATTCTTAGAGATATATGATATTATTGAAAAAGCTATGGAGAATCATATTCCTGAAGAAGTAAAAGATCTAGAAACAATTTTAAAAGCAGATCAGAATACAAGAAACTGGGTTTATGAAAAATATGGAAAGTAACAGAGAGGTAAAAAGAATGGGAAAACTAATCGTTATAGAAGGAACAGATTCCAGTGGTAAGGAAACACAGACTAAAAAATTATATGAAAGACTGGCTGCAGAGGGAATGAATGTTATGAAAATAACTTTTCCAAACTATGAAAGTCCAGCATGTGCTCCTGTAAAAATGTATCTTGCAGGAGAATTTGGATCATCTGCATTAAGTGTAAATCCATATCCTGCTTCTGCAATGTATGCTATAGACAGATATGCATCATATAAAAAAGATTGGGAAAATTTTTATAAATCTGGAGGAATAGTTATAACAGATAGATATACTCAGTCAAATATGATTCATCAAGGTTCTAAAATAGATAGTCAAGAAGAAAAAGAAAATTATATGAAATGGCTTGTAGATTTAGAATTTAATAAAATGGAAATTCCAAAACCAGATATGATTCTTTTTATTAATATGCCTTTTGAGTTTGCTCAAGAACTTATGAAAAATAGGGAAAATAAAATTACAGGAGAAATGAAGAAAGACATACATGAAAAAGATAAAGAATATATGAAGAAGTCATATATTAATGCGTGTGAAATTGCAAAGTCTGAAGGTTGGACAGAAATTTTATGTGTAAAAGATGGAAAACTTAAAACTATAGAAGAAATATCAGATGATATTTTTAATATTGTAAAAAATGAAGTTTTTGGAGGATAAATGAAGATACTGATTTCCCTGCTTGTGCTGGGAATAATAATAATGATTCATGAACTTGGGCATTTTTTAAGTGCCAAATTTTTTAAAATACCTGTTTCAGAATTTGCTGTAGGAATGGGGCCAGAAGTTTATACTTATGAAGGAAAAGAAACTAAGTATGCATTTAGATCTATTCCAATAGGAGGATTTGTTAATATAGAAGGAATGGAACCTGATGACGATATTGAAGGAGGATTTAACAAAAGAAATCCTTTTGTAAGATTTGTTGTCTTATTTGCAGGAGTTTTTATGAACTTTCTTTTAGCTTATATGATTGTTTTTGGAATGACAATAAGTCAGGGAGAGGTAGTTCTTAATCCAAATCCTGTAATAGGTGCTGTTTCAGAAGCTTCTCAAAATACATTTAAAAAAGGGGATAAAATCCTTAAAATAGAAGACTATAAAGTTGAGAAATGGTCAGAAATAAGAGGAATAATTTCAAAATTAGAAGATAAAGAAAAACCAAAAATAGTTATAGTAGAAAGAGATAATAAAGAAGAAACTCTTGAGGCAAAACTTAATCAAGGGTCAGATGGGAATTATTATCTTGGAATTTTACCAGACTATAAAATAGAAAAATTAGGTATAGGAGAAAGTCTTAAGCTAAGTGCAAGAGGATTTGTAAATATTTTTAAAGAAATACTTAATAGTTTTAAAATGATTGTCTCAGGAAAAGTAAGCAGAAATGATATAAGTGGGCCTATAGGAATAGTAAATATTGTAGGAGAAGCCAGTGAGCAGGGAGTTTTTTCTATAATATGGATAATGGCTGTTTTATCAATAAATGTTGGGATATTTAATCTTCTACCTTTTCCTGCTTTAGATGGAGGAAGAATAATTTTTGTTATACTTGAAATGTTTGGTATAAAAGTTAATAAAAAGGTTGAAGAAACAGTTCACAAGGTAGGAATACTTATATTATTCATTTTGATTATTTTTATTACTACAAATGATTTTTTTAACCTTGCTGGAAGATAGAACTCTTATAGGTGTCTTATTTTAGCAGAATGAGAGTTCACTAAAAAATCAAAAACTTATAAAAATAGTACAGAAAAATGAAAAAAGTATTGAAAAAATACAGAATATCTATTATAATACAAATAGTATAGAAAGTAAAATTGTGTATAAAAATTAAATTTAATATAGGAGGTCGAGATGAAAAAATCGATTTTGGCTATTTCAGAAAGAAAAGAGGTATTAAAAGAGCTTAGAAAAGAACTGTTAAAGTATTATGAAGTTATAACTTTCAATAATCTTTTAGATGGACTTGATATGCTTAGAGAAAGTGACTTTGATGTTGTAATATTAGATCAGTATTTAACATGGTTTAATTTCTCAGATGCTAAGAAAAAATTAAATGGTGTGGGGAAAGAATTTGTTACTATTGGATTAATTGATGAAGAAACAGATGAAGTTCTTGAAGAACTTGATAAAGCAGGAATTTATAGCTATGCTGTAAAACCAATAAACGGAGAGGCTATTGTAAAATTAATTAAGCCTGCTCTTGTAAATGTTGAAACTATAAAAAAATATAAAAAATTAAAAGAAAAAGTAACTGAGCTTGAAGAACAAAAGGAAATTGTAGGGCAGTCTATAAAAATAAAAGAAGTTAAATCTAAAATAGATAAAATTGCTTCAACAGATCTTCCTATATTAATTACAGGTGAGGGAGGAGTTGGAAAAACTCTTGTAGCAAGAGAGATTTACAGAAAAAGTGACAGAAGAAAGAAAGATTATGTTACTATGAACTGTGGAACAATGACAAGTGAAACTCTTGAAAGAGAACTTTTTGGTTATGAAAGAGGAGCTTTCCCAGGAGCAATTTCAAGTAAAAAAGGTATTCTTGAGGAAATAGATGGAGGAACTCTATTCTTAGATGAAATTGCTGGAATAGATATTAAAATTCAAACTAAAATTTTAAGAGTTATAGAGTATGGTGAGTATAAAAGAGTTGGAGGAACAAGAGCAAAAAGAGTAGATGTAAGATTTATTGTTTCTACTGACAAAGACTTAAGAGATGAAATAGAAAAAGGAAAATTCAGAAAAGATTTATACCATAGATTAACTGGATTTAAAGTAGAAGTTCCACCTTTAAGAGAAAGAAAAGAAGATATTCCTTTACTTTCTAACTATTTTATAAATGGAATAGCAAAAGATCTTAACAGACCTATTCCAGTTCTTTCAGGTGAAGTTATGAAATATTTAATGGAATATTCATTCCCTGGAAATATAAGAGAATTAAGAAATATGCTTGAAAGAATGATAATTTTATCTGATGAAAAAATTATTGGAGTGGAAAATCTTCCTCTTGAAATAAAAATGAAATCAGATACAGTTGAAAATAAAACTGTTATAGGATTAGGACCTTTAAAAGATATTCTTGAAAAAGAAATATTCAGTCTTGATGATGTTGAAAGAGTTGTTATTGCTATGGCTCTTCAAAGAACTAGATGGAATAAACAAGAAACAGCTAAAATACTTGGAATAGGAAGAACAACATTATACGAAAAAATAAGAAAATACAAATTAGATGACAAATAAAAATAATTAAGGAGAGAAACTTCCATGGCAATCAGAAAATTCAGAAGTAAAATGAAGCCTATTGTAATAGTTATTACATTAGCATTTGCTTTATCATCATTAATAGCTGCATACTACTCAATGTCATCTCAGCTTTCAATGAAAAATTATGCTTTTAAAGTAAATGGAGAAAAAGTTGATGCAGTTAATATAGCAAGAGCAAAAAATATGATTTCAGCAAATCTTCAAAACAGAGGAGATGATAAAATCATAGAAACTTTAGCAGTGGATCAGGCAGTAGAAGACGAGCTTGTTCAACAAATGGCTGATAACTTGAAAATTAAAGTATCAGGTTCAGATGTAAATAAAGAATACGAAGCTATAGAAAACAGAGTAAAAGATAAGGAACAGTTTAAAAGAATGCTTCAGGCTCAAGGATATACTAAAGCTTCTTTTAAAAAAGAGATTGAAAGATCACTAAAAAGAATGAAAGTTTTAGAAATGTTTGCAGAGAATGCTAAAGTAAGTGATGAAGATGTTTTAAAAATGTATAATGAAAATAAGTATACTATGTTTTCAGGAGCAGATTTTGAAACTATAAAAGATGGATTAAAAAAATCTTTAATGCAGACAGAAGGAAACAGAGAGTTTTATAAAGAACTTCAAAGAATGAAAAAAAATATGAAACTTGATGATATAAGAGATCAGTTTGTAGGATTTGAAGAAAAAGTTCAGACTACAAAAGATGGTGTGGATTTCACAAATGTAGATTACAGTAAAGTGTATGTGCAATTCCTTGCAGGAGGGGTAAAACCTGAAGATGCAGCAGCTCAAATAGATCAGGCATTATCATATCAGGCTAAAATACTTAATAAAGCTAAGGAATATAATGTAGAAACAGATGAAGAACTTCCTGTTTTAATAAGAGTTGAAGATGCTTATGAAGGGCTTGCTGAGAAATTTAAATCACAAGTAAAATATACAAATGAAGACTTAATGAAATATTTTAAAGAAAATAAAGCTAAATATGATGTATATCCTTCAGCAGATGCCTATATAGCAGTTTTAAAACCTGAACCTTCTCAGGCAGATAAAGATGCAGCTAAAGCTAAAGCAGAAAAAATTATGAAAACTGTAACAACAGAAAATTTTGCAGCTAAAGCAAAATCTGAATCAGATTGTCCTAGTGCTTCAAGAGGAGGAGATCTTGATTGGTTTGGTAAAGGTCAAATGGTTCCTGAATTTGAAAAAGCAGCTTTCAGTGGAAAAAAAGGAGAAATCTATCCTGAAATAGTAGGAACAGATTTTGGTCAACATATAATATATGTAACAGATAAAAATGAAGCAGAGGATAAAGTAAAAGCAAGTCATATTCTTGTAGCTTATAAAGTATCTGATACTACTATGAATGAAACATTGAAAGAAGTTCAGAGTGCAGGAGAAAAAATTTCTTCAGGAGAAATAAGTTTTAAAGATCTTCCTAGAGATAAATATACAGGAGGAAGTTTATTTGAAAATATAAGTGAAACAGGTTATATTCCTGGAATAGGATTCAATGAAGAGCTTGCAAAAGCTATTTATAAAGCTCCTCTTCAAAAGGTAGAAGTTTTAAAATCTGGTGACAACATATTCTTATTCCAAAAAACAAGAGAAAACAAATATCAATCAGCTGAATTTTCTCAAGTGAAAGACAGAGTAATAAATGAATATGTAAATCAAAAATCTCTTGAAAAACTAAATTCTGTATTTGAAAAATAAAGTAAAAATATAGTTTGTCAACTTGGAGGGAAAGATGGCAGTAGAAATAAATTTACAAAAAGGAGATTTAATTAAAAAAGGATTTGTAGGATTCAGTTGGACTACATTTTTCTTTGGATTCTTCGTTCCATTATTTAGAGGAGACTGGTTATGGCTTGTTATAATGCTACTTTTAGGATTTGCAAGCTGTGGAATAGCAAATATTATACTAGCCTTTCTATATAATAAATTTTATACAAGCAGGCTTTTAGAAAATGGATGGTATCCTGCTGATGATTTTTCAAGAAATATGTTAATAAATAAGGGGATTTTAAAAAATTAAATTCTTTTTATTAAAAATATTTAAAAAGAAAAAGGATAGATTTTCTATCCTTTTTTTTGCCAGAGATATAATAAAATTTGCTTATTGAAAAAAAATGTACTATACTTAATAGTGGAAAAATATCATATAAGTTTTTCACTTTATGTATTGGAGAACCTGATGAAATATAGATCGGAAGATATTGACAATTTAATAAACCAGTTAAAAATAGAAGAAGTGGTTGGAGAAGTAGTTGAGCTGAAAAAATCTGGAGCAAACTACAAAGGTCTTTGTCCTTTTCATCAGGATACTACTCCTTCTTTTTCGGTTAGTCCGAGCAAAAACATATGTAAATGTTTTTCTTGCGGAGCAGGTGGGAATCCTGTGAAATTTTATTCAGAATATTATAAAATACCTTTTGAAGAAGCAGCTGAACAGCTTGCTAAAAAATATAATATTCCTTTAAGAGCATATAGAATAAATAGCAGGCAAGAAAAGGAAAATGATAAATATTATAGAATAATGAATGAGGCTCACAGATTTTTTCAAGATAAAATTTTTGAAAATGAAGGAAGAGGAGCCTTGGAATATCTTGCAGGAAGAGGAGTTAATCCTAAATTTATAAGAGAAAATGAACTTGGTTTTGCTCCAAATAGTTGGAATGAACTTTATGATTATCTTGTAGTGAAAGGATTTAATAAAGAGGATATTCTTTCTTTAGGACTAGCAAAAGAAGGGGATAAAGGAATATATGATGCTTTTAGAAACAGAATAATGTTTCCTATTTATTCCCCTCAGGGAAGCATCATTGCTTTTGGTGGAAGAACTTTAGAAAATAACAAAGAAATTCCTAAATATATAAACTCTCCAGATACTCCAATATTTAAAAAAGGAAAAAATCTTTATGGAATAAAGGAAAAAGGGAATATTCTTAGAAAAAAGAATTACTCGCTTCTTATGGAAGGATATATGGATGTATTATCAGCTCATCTCTATGGTTTTGATGTTGCTCTTGCATCCTTAGGAACGGCTTTTACTTTAGAACAGGGACAGCTTTTAAAGCGTTATACTAATAATGTCATATTGTCTCTTGATATGGATAAAGCAGGACAAAGTGCTACAGAAAAAACAGCCTTTATTCTTAAAAATTTAGGCTTTAATATAAGAGTGCTGAACTTTCAAAATGCAAAAGATCCTGACGAATTTTTAAAGAAATATGGTAAAGAAGAGTTTCTGAAAGCAGTAAAAAACTCTCTTGAAATTTTTGACTTTCTTTATGAAATGTATTCAAAAGAATATGATTTATCAAATATAATGTCAAAGCAAAAATTCATAGAAAGATTTAAGGAATTTTTTCAGAATGTAGAATCAGATCTTGAAAAAACTCTCTATCTTGATAAATTATCAAAAGCTGTTAATATAGATAAATCAATACTTCAAAATATACTTATAGACAATAATAATTACAGAGAGATGAAGTCTTCTACATATTACGAAGAAAGAGAACAAAAAGATAAAAATGTAGCGGCCAATACTCTTGAAGATATAACAATAGAACTCATACTAGCAAATATAGATTATTATGAGTACTTTAAAGATAAAAATGCTGAGACTCCTCTGTGCAGAAAAATGTTTGATTTTTTCAAAAAAATGAAGGAAGCAAATATAGAGGATATGAGTGGAAAATCTCTGAAAGAATATTTAAATTCAGGGATATTTTCTCAGGCAGAAGCTGAAAAAATTTTTATGCTGAATATGTATTCAATAACAGATTATAGTGACATGAAAAAAAGAGAAACAGATTTAAAAGAAATTTTTGTGTCATGGTTCAGAAAGGAATTAAAATCAGCACAGGAAGCAAGAGGAAATATAATGGTGTATTTAAAACTTAAAAAGATAGAAGAAGAACTTTATTTTGACTTAAGTTTTAATGAAATTTTAGAAAAGTATGAAAAGTTTAAAAATATTTTATTAGGAAATAATATATTATAGAGGAGGCGCTTCATTGATGAAGGAGTTTATTAAAAATGAAAAAGTTTTAGGATTACTTCGTAAAGCTATACAAGAGAAAACGATAACATACGAAGAAATAAACAGAGAATTAAAAGATGAACTTCCTGTTGACAAAATAGAATACCTTATAGAAGGTATGATAGACCAAGGTATAGATATTGTAAAAGAAGAAGACTTAAAAAAAGATTTGGATGATGAATTTGATGAAAAAAAATATGAAGAATTTTCAAAAAAATCATTTATAGATGATGACGAAGATGATTTTGGAGATTTTGATGATTTAGATCTTGATGAAGATGACATGGATATAGATTCAATTGAAGAAATTTCAAGAGATGAACTTCTTGATGATGAGCTTCTTAATATATCAGGAGATATGGGTGTAGACGAACCTATAAAAATGTATCTTAGAGAAATTGGACAGATTCCTCTTTTAAATCATAATGAAGAATTAGAATATGCAAAAAGGGCTTATGAAGGTGATGAGTTTGCAGCAAAACAACTTGTAGAAGCAAACTTAAGACTTGTTGTAAGTATTGCTAAAAAACATACTAATAGAGGTCTTAAACTTCTTGATTTAATTCAGGAAGGAAATATTGGTCTTATGAAAGCAGTAGAAAAATTTGAATATACAAAAGGATA
This window harbors:
- the rpoD gene encoding RNA polymerase sigma factor RpoD codes for the protein MKEFIKNEKVLGLLRKAIQEKTITYEEINRELKDELPVDKIEYLIEGMIDQGIDIVKEEDLKKDLDDEFDEKKYEEFSKKSFIDDDEDDFGDFDDLDLDEDDMDIDSIEEISRDELLDDELLNISGDMGVDEPIKMYLREIGQIPLLNHNEELEYAKRAYEGDEFAAKQLVEANLRLVVSIAKKHTNRGLKLLDLIQEGNIGLMKAVEKFEYTKGYKFSTYATWWIRQAITRAIADQGRTIRIPVHMIETINKIKKEARIYLQETGRDATAEVLAKRLGMEVEKVKAIQEMNQDPISLETPVGSEEDSELGDFVEDNKMLNPYELTNRVLLREQLDEVLDTLNNREKQVLRYRYGLDDGAPKTLEEVGKIFKVTRERIRQIEVKALRKLRHPSRRKKLEDFKQK
- a CDS encoding HrgC protein produces the protein MAVEINLQKGDLIKKGFVGFSWTTFFFGFFVPLFRGDWLWLVIMLLLGFASCGIANIILAFLYNKFYTSRLLENGWYPADDFSRNMLINKGILKN
- a CDS encoding sigma-54-dependent transcriptional regulator yields the protein MKKSILAISERKEVLKELRKELLKYYEVITFNNLLDGLDMLRESDFDVVILDQYLTWFNFSDAKKKLNGVGKEFVTIGLIDEETDEVLEELDKAGIYSYAVKPINGEAIVKLIKPALVNVETIKKYKKLKEKVTELEEQKEIVGQSIKIKEVKSKIDKIASTDLPILITGEGGVGKTLVAREIYRKSDRRKKDYVTMNCGTMTSETLERELFGYERGAFPGAISSKKGILEEIDGGTLFLDEIAGIDIKIQTKILRVIEYGEYKRVGGTRAKRVDVRFIVSTDKDLRDEIEKGKFRKDLYHRLTGFKVEVPPLRERKEDIPLLSNYFINGIAKDLNRPIPVLSGEVMKYLMEYSFPGNIRELRNMLERMIILSDEKIIGVENLPLEIKMKSDTVENKTVIGLGPLKDILEKEIFSLDDVERVVIAMALQRTRWNKQETAKILGIGRTTLYEKIRKYKLDDK
- a CDS encoding peptidylprolyl isomerase, whose amino-acid sequence is MAIRKFRSKMKPIVIVITLAFALSSLIAAYYSMSSQLSMKNYAFKVNGEKVDAVNIARAKNMISANLQNRGDDKIIETLAVDQAVEDELVQQMADNLKIKVSGSDVNKEYEAIENRVKDKEQFKRMLQAQGYTKASFKKEIERSLKRMKVLEMFAENAKVSDEDVLKMYNENKYTMFSGADFETIKDGLKKSLMQTEGNREFYKELQRMKKNMKLDDIRDQFVGFEEKVQTTKDGVDFTNVDYSKVYVQFLAGGVKPEDAAAQIDQALSYQAKILNKAKEYNVETDEELPVLIRVEDAYEGLAEKFKSQVKYTNEDLMKYFKENKAKYDVYPSADAYIAVLKPEPSQADKDAAKAKAEKIMKTVTTENFAAKAKSESDCPSASRGGDLDWFGKGQMVPEFEKAAFSGKKGEIYPEIVGTDFGQHIIYVTDKNEAEDKVKASHILVAYKVSDTTMNETLKEVQSAGEKISSGEISFKDLPRDKYTGGSLFENISETGYIPGIGFNEELAKAIYKAPLQKVEVLKSGDNIFLFQKTRENKYQSAEFSQVKDRVINEYVNQKSLEKLNSVFEK
- the dxr gene encoding 1-deoxy-D-xylulose-5-phosphate reductoisomerase, which produces MKNITILGSTGSIGTNALEVIRQKRDEFNVVALSGHTNYKLIIEQIEEFNPKYVSIGTEEGFKAIKEKFPEIKLFLGREGLKQLGQLEETDIILTAVSGVIGIEATVEAIKKGKRIALANKETMVAGGVYIRKLLKEYPKAEIIPVDSEHSALFQSLSAGKRKDVKNLIITASGGSFRGKKREELKDITVADALKHPKWSMGKKITIDSSTLVNKGLEVIEAHELFGIDYDRIKVAVHPQSIVHSLVEYNDNAMIAQLGATDMKLPIQLAFTYPEREESKALDVLDLMRVGALTFEEPDMETFKGLPLAYKAGKIGGTMTAVFNAANEVAVELFMKEKIKFLEIYDIIEKAMENHIPEEVKDLETILKADQNTRNWVYEKYGK
- a CDS encoding dTMP kinase, translated to MGKLIVIEGTDSSGKETQTKKLYERLAAEGMNVMKITFPNYESPACAPVKMYLAGEFGSSALSVNPYPASAMYAIDRYASYKKDWENFYKSGGIVITDRYTQSNMIHQGSKIDSQEEKENYMKWLVDLEFNKMEIPKPDMILFINMPFEFAQELMKNRENKITGEMKKDIHEKDKEYMKKSYINACEIAKSEGWTEILCVKDGKLKTIEEISDDIFNIVKNEVFGG
- a CDS encoding M50 family metallopeptidase, whose product is MKILISLLVLGIIIMIHELGHFLSAKFFKIPVSEFAVGMGPEVYTYEGKETKYAFRSIPIGGFVNIEGMEPDDDIEGGFNKRNPFVRFVVLFAGVFMNFLLAYMIVFGMTISQGEVVLNPNPVIGAVSEASQNTFKKGDKILKIEDYKVEKWSEIRGIISKLEDKEKPKIVIVERDNKEETLEAKLNQGSDGNYYLGILPDYKIEKLGIGESLKLSARGFVNIFKEILNSFKMIVSGKVSRNDISGPIGIVNIVGEASEQGVFSIIWIMAVLSINVGIFNLLPFPALDGGRIIFVILEMFGIKVNKKVEETVHKVGILILFILIIFITTNDFFNLAGR
- the dnaG gene encoding DNA primase translates to MKYRSEDIDNLINQLKIEEVVGEVVELKKSGANYKGLCPFHQDTTPSFSVSPSKNICKCFSCGAGGNPVKFYSEYYKIPFEEAAEQLAKKYNIPLRAYRINSRQEKENDKYYRIMNEAHRFFQDKIFENEGRGALEYLAGRGVNPKFIRENELGFAPNSWNELYDYLVVKGFNKEDILSLGLAKEGDKGIYDAFRNRIMFPIYSPQGSIIAFGGRTLENNKEIPKYINSPDTPIFKKGKNLYGIKEKGNILRKKNYSLLMEGYMDVLSAHLYGFDVALASLGTAFTLEQGQLLKRYTNNVILSLDMDKAGQSATEKTAFILKNLGFNIRVLNFQNAKDPDEFLKKYGKEEFLKAVKNSLEIFDFLYEMYSKEYDLSNIMSKQKFIERFKEFFQNVESDLEKTLYLDKLSKAVNIDKSILQNILIDNNNYREMKSSTYYEEREQKDKNVAANTLEDITIELILANIDYYEYFKDKNAETPLCRKMFDFFKKMKEANIEDMSGKSLKEYLNSGIFSQAEAEKIFMLNMYSITDYSDMKKRETDLKEIFVSWFRKELKSAQEARGNIMVYLKLKKIEEELYFDLSFNEILEKYEKFKNILLGNNIL